From Desulfonatronum thioautotrophicum, the proteins below share one genomic window:
- a CDS encoding HEAT repeat domain-containing protein, whose product MPTPSEHPAHLDQTTTKADTDMASPSSAKEMGNAPEHVAASSPDEPLEPVLKDLDAALKLLNSPVQLHRFLGESHLARLGSAHGSVIVSRLLGILATRPWTPHHAGILEAFKQVRPPEAVSVIIPFLDEPAPDVRLAAVRTLRWLPAEMGVFVRAMGDADWRIRRESVFCVSSRGGPQALLPLARALRDEHFQVRAVAANALGRLGLSEAAPMLRAALRDESQRVRAMAAWALDRWRDPVNTGALLNALPESQGEAKQRILHALRANGSPLVTAALMEACEDPAPEVRAEATRILGHAGPGGLRQRLAALFAAADKGLRHKAAWIVASQGIVSRDDLSVLLRDADENVRYFAVCALGYDNLNTAHSHLLQATASESRTVCKAATHGLKRIARKTPCPGRGACR is encoded by the coding sequence ATGCCCACACCGTCGGAACACCCGGCCCATCTGGACCAAACGACCACAAAAGCAGACACTGATATGGCCTCGCCCAGCTCCGCCAAGGAGATGGGAAACGCGCCCGAACACGTTGCGGCCAGCTCGCCTGACGAACCCCTGGAGCCTGTCCTGAAGGATCTGGACGCGGCTTTGAAACTGCTGAATTCTCCGGTCCAACTGCACCGTTTTCTCGGCGAATCCCATCTGGCCCGGCTCGGTTCGGCCCACGGTTCCGTGATTGTTTCGCGGCTGCTGGGAATACTGGCCACCCGCCCATGGACCCCGCACCATGCGGGCATCCTGGAGGCCTTCAAGCAGGTCCGTCCGCCGGAAGCCGTATCCGTAATCATCCCGTTCCTGGACGAACCGGCCCCCGATGTGCGCCTGGCCGCGGTGCGTACCTTGCGTTGGCTGCCCGCGGAGATGGGCGTGTTCGTGCGCGCCATGGGTGATGCGGACTGGCGCATCCGGCGGGAATCCGTGTTCTGCGTCAGCTCGCGCGGCGGTCCCCAGGCCCTGCTGCCCCTGGCCCGCGCCCTGCGCGACGAGCATTTCCAGGTCCGGGCCGTGGCGGCCAATGCCCTGGGCCGCCTGGGGCTGAGCGAGGCCGCTCCGATGCTGCGTGCCGCTCTGCGCGACGAATCCCAGCGTGTCCGGGCCATGGCCGCCTGGGCTCTGGATCGGTGGCGCGATCCGGTCAACACCGGGGCCCTGCTGAACGCCCTGCCCGAATCCCAGGGCGAGGCCAAGCAGCGGATTCTGCATGCCCTGCGGGCCAACGGCTCCCCACTGGTCACCGCCGCCCTGATGGAAGCCTGCGAGGACCCCGCGCCGGAAGTCCGCGCCGAGGCGACCAGGATTCTTGGTCACGCCGGTCCTGGAGGCCTGCGCCAGCGCCTGGCCGCCCTGTTCGCCGCCGCGGACAAGGGCCTGCGCCACAAGGCGGCCTGGATCGTGGCCAGCCAGGGCATCGTTTCCCGGGACGACCTTTCCGTCCTGCTCCGGGACGCCGACGAGAACGTGCGCTATTTCGCGGTCTGCGCCCTGGGCTACGACAACCTGAACACCGCCCACTCCCACCTGCTCCAGGCCACCGCCTCGGAATCCCGGACCGTATGCAAGGCCGCGACACACGGCCTGAAGCGCATCGCCCGCAAAACACCTTGCCCAGGCCGCGGTGCCTGCCGCTGA
- a CDS encoding XdhC family aldehyde oxidoreductase maturation factor: MNRLENEILPLLEAGQAVALATIVSLSGSAPRTPGTRMVVLPEGGILGTIGGGRLEAEVIRAGLETLGHGRGRLQRFALTGKDASDMDMICGGVLDVLVEPLRPVPATIDLLRTLRRLREAGEELHLITLLREETEGRAGLLTEHLLARRSASGFEFLPQHQDTAGELTSLLEAARSERCPTLFPLSGFQAVIEPVLGKETVHLFGAGHVSKEVAALAHYVDFRVEVSDDRAEFANAERFPRAEAIHVPEDMAQALNPNRISENSYVVILTRGHKHDMDILAQALRTNAAYIGMIGSRRKRDTIYTALRRQGFTDTDLYGVHCPVGLDIDAETPAEIALSIVGELVKIRATNRTTDSSFPTSPQGGDHAAPNPAPRTDDFHAHTVGTPGPSGPNDHKSRH; this comes from the coding sequence ATGAATCGACTGGAAAATGAAATCCTGCCCTTGCTGGAGGCCGGACAAGCCGTGGCCCTGGCCACCATCGTCAGCCTGTCCGGCTCCGCGCCGCGCACGCCGGGTACGCGGATGGTCGTGCTCCCGGAGGGGGGCATCCTGGGGACCATCGGCGGAGGACGCCTGGAGGCCGAGGTCATCCGGGCCGGGCTGGAAACGCTTGGCCACGGTCGCGGTCGACTGCAACGCTTCGCCCTGACCGGCAAGGACGCCTCGGACATGGACATGATCTGTGGCGGGGTGCTGGACGTGCTGGTGGAGCCGCTGCGGCCCGTGCCGGCAACCATCGACCTGTTGCGAACCCTGCGCCGTCTCCGGGAAGCCGGAGAGGAACTGCACCTGATCACCCTGCTCAGGGAAGAGACCGAAGGCAGGGCCGGGCTGCTCACCGAACATCTCCTGGCCCGGCGTTCTGCTTCGGGCTTCGAGTTCCTCCCCCAACACCAGGACACTGCCGGAGAGCTGACGTCGCTCCTGGAAGCGGCCCGCTCCGAACGATGCCCGACGCTTTTTCCCTTGAGCGGGTTCCAGGCCGTGATCGAGCCGGTTCTGGGCAAGGAAACCGTCCATTTGTTCGGCGCGGGCCATGTGTCCAAGGAGGTCGCGGCCCTGGCGCACTACGTGGACTTTCGCGTGGAGGTCTCCGACGACCGGGCCGAGTTCGCCAATGCGGAGCGCTTTCCTCGGGCCGAGGCCATCCACGTCCCGGAAGACATGGCCCAGGCCCTCAATCCGAACCGAATCTCCGAAAACAGCTATGTCGTGATCCTGACCAGGGGCCACAAGCACGACATGGACATCCTGGCCCAGGCCCTGCGCACCAACGCCGCCTACATCGGCATGATCGGCAGCCGCCGCAAGCGCGACACCATCTACACGGCCCTGCGTCGGCAAGGATTCACCGACACGGACCTCTACGGGGTCCACTGCCCCGTGGGCCTGGACATCGACGCCGAAACCCCGGCGGAAATCGCCCTGAGCATTGTCGGAGAGCTGGTGAAGATCCGCGCCACGAACCGCACGACAGACTCGTCGTTCCCCACATCCCCGCAAGGAGGAGACCATGCCGCGCCCAACCCCGCACCCCGGACGGACGACTTTCATGCCCACACCGTCGGAACACCCGGCCCATCTGGACCAAACGACCACAAAAGCAGACACTGA
- a CDS encoding DVU_1553 family AMP-dependent CoA ligase, producing MLTTSLTPLDYWIAERIGAGGSDAPLAPEVLEQWRNAKKADLIQQVRAHSPFYRYRLPDVPGGACSREEWAALPLTTADDLRLHGPEMLCVSQGEVSRVTTLPTSGTSGQPKRIFFTKDDLGRTVDFFHHGMSTFTRPGQVVLVFMPGELPDSIGDLLRRAMPRMGCEAVVHGLAGDPEAALEAIHGVRADVIVGLPVQVLAMARHPRSALGRRLSAVLLSADHVSQALRTAVEQAFGCPVYAHWGMTETGYGGGVECGARHGYHLRGADLFVEIIDPVNGLIMPDGVPGEVVISTLTAQAMPLLRYRTGDLASLLPEPCPCGCRLPRLGPIQGRLRDRVSLDDGTILSMAALDDALLVLPWLINFQAATYRKNGSWILDLEIFGSPSSGTSKKPSAMRQAIETALNATGILKQDGLRLGTITTGAPSDRLSGPVKRSLQIGMFHGTEMSD from the coding sequence ATGCTGACCACGTCCCTCACGCCACTGGATTATTGGATCGCGGAGCGCATCGGGGCCGGAGGGTCGGATGCCCCCCTGGCTCCGGAAGTTCTTGAGCAGTGGCGGAACGCGAAAAAGGCGGACCTGATCCAGCAGGTCCGTGCGCACAGCCCGTTTTACCGCTACCGCCTGCCCGATGTCCCGGGCGGCGCCTGCTCCAGGGAAGAATGGGCGGCCCTGCCCTTGACCACTGCCGACGACCTCCGCCTCCACGGACCGGAGATGCTCTGCGTCTCCCAAGGGGAGGTCTCCAGGGTGACCACCCTGCCCACATCCGGCACCTCGGGTCAACCGAAGCGGATTTTCTTCACGAAAGATGATCTGGGACGCACCGTGGATTTCTTTCACCACGGCATGAGTACCTTCACCAGGCCCGGCCAAGTGGTTTTAGTGTTCATGCCCGGGGAACTGCCGGACAGCATCGGCGACCTGCTGCGCAGGGCCATGCCGCGCATGGGCTGTGAGGCAGTGGTTCATGGCTTGGCCGGTGACCCTGAGGCGGCGCTGGAAGCAATCCATGGCGTCCGGGCCGACGTGATCGTCGGACTACCCGTCCAGGTCCTGGCCATGGCCCGGCATCCCCGGTCGGCCCTGGGCCGAAGACTGAGCGCCGTGCTGCTCAGCGCGGACCATGTCTCCCAAGCCCTGCGCACAGCCGTGGAACAGGCCTTCGGCTGCCCGGTTTACGCCCATTGGGGCATGACCGAAACAGGATACGGCGGCGGAGTGGAATGCGGCGCGCGACACGGTTATCACCTGCGTGGGGCGGATCTGTTCGTGGAAATCATCGACCCTGTCAACGGACTGATTATGCCGGACGGGGTTCCAGGCGAAGTGGTGATCAGCACGCTGACCGCCCAGGCCATGCCCCTGCTGCGCTACCGCACCGGGGATCTGGCCAGCCTGCTCCCGGAGCCGTGTCCGTGCGGCTGCCGCCTGCCCCGTCTGGGGCCGATTCAGGGGCGGCTGCGGGACCGGGTGAGCCTCGACGATGGAACGATACTGTCCATGGCCGCCCTGGATGACGCCCTGCTGGTTTTGCCCTGGCTGATAAATTTTCAGGCCGCGACGTACCGGAAAAATGGATCATGGATTCTGGACCTGGAAATTTTTGGTTCTCCATCATCCGGAACGTCCAAAAAACCTTCGGCAATGCGCCAGGCGATCGAAACGGCGCTGAATGCTACAGGAATCCTAAAACAAGACGGCTTGCGACTGGGAACAATCACCACGGGCGCTCCGTCGGACCGGCTCAGCGGTCCGGTCAAACGCAGCCTGCAAATCGGGATGTTTCACGGCACCGAAATGTCTGATTGA
- the trsS gene encoding radical SAM (seleno)protein TrsS: MQPLFPPLPTTTHGLCPECLRVLPTELLHREDGVYLEKQCPEHGPSRTVIWRGAPLLDAWRRNKTPTPPAEPYSGQGRGCPWDCGLCASHRQRSCTVLVEVTERCNLRCPVCFADAGSKAATDPDLAALDDRLSRAFVRSGPVPVQLSGGEPTMRDDLPEVVALARRIGFSHVQLNTNGLRLARNSDYAETLRDAGVSWVFLQFDGTDDEVYTRLRGQPLLQEKQTAIQACGRVGLGVVLVPTVVPGVNDHDLGGLIRFAAERVPTVRGVHFQPVSYFGRYPQPPGDGQRITLPEIMRGLEMQTIGLIRVGHLRPPGCEHERCSFHGNYLVRTDGSLSSLGPSSCCGPDYTDQDFSGPESGARAALNVVARQWSAPRSPEDSIPSPDTAPPGSLEAFLQQARRTLAVTGMAFQDAWTLDLERLKGCCIHVAAPDGRLVPFCAWNLTSRMGQSPHRRGAWPC; the protein is encoded by the coding sequence ATGCAGCCACTGTTCCCACCCCTCCCCACCACGACCCACGGCCTCTGCCCCGAGTGCCTCCGCGTCCTGCCGACCGAGCTGCTTCACCGGGAGGATGGCGTGTATCTTGAGAAGCAGTGCCCGGAGCACGGCCCCAGCCGGACCGTGATCTGGCGGGGTGCGCCTTTGTTGGACGCATGGCGACGGAACAAGACGCCTACGCCACCGGCTGAGCCGTATTCCGGGCAGGGGCGGGGCTGCCCCTGGGACTGCGGCCTGTGCGCCAGCCACCGTCAGCGCTCCTGCACGGTTTTGGTGGAGGTCACCGAACGCTGCAACCTGCGCTGTCCGGTCTGCTTCGCGGATGCCGGGAGCAAAGCGGCAACGGACCCGGACCTGGCCGCCCTGGATGATCGACTGAGCCGGGCCTTTGTCCGGAGCGGGCCGGTCCCGGTCCAGCTTTCCGGCGGGGAACCGACCATGCGCGACGATCTGCCGGAAGTGGTCGCCCTGGCGCGGCGCATCGGCTTTTCCCACGTCCAGCTGAACACCAATGGCCTGCGCCTGGCCCGGAACTCCGATTATGCGGAAACACTGCGCGACGCAGGGGTATCCTGGGTCTTTCTGCAGTTCGACGGTACCGACGACGAAGTGTACACCCGCCTGCGCGGCCAGCCGTTACTCCAGGAAAAGCAGACCGCGATCCAGGCCTGCGGCCGGGTCGGACTGGGTGTGGTGCTCGTGCCCACGGTGGTTCCCGGCGTCAACGATCACGACCTGGGCGGATTGATCCGGTTCGCCGCGGAGCGCGTGCCCACGGTCCGCGGCGTACATTTCCAGCCCGTGAGCTATTTTGGTCGGTATCCCCAGCCCCCTGGCGACGGGCAGCGCATCACCCTGCCGGAGATCATGCGCGGCCTGGAAATGCAAACCATTGGGCTGATCCGGGTTGGGCACCTGCGACCTCCGGGCTGCGAGCACGAACGCTGTTCTTTTCACGGCAATTATCTGGTCCGGACTGATGGTTCCCTGTCCTCCCTCGGGCCGTCGTCCTGTTGCGGTCCGGACTATACAGATCAGGACTTTTCCGGTCCGGAGTCCGGAGCCCGGGCCGCGTTGAACGTGGTTGCCAGACAATGGTCCGCGCCAAGGTCGCCGGAAGACAGCATCCCGTCACCGGACACCGCTCCCCCCGGCTCCCTGGAAGCCTTTCTTCAGCAGGCCCGCCGCACCCTGGCCGTCACGGGCATGGCCTTTCAGGATGCCTGGACCCTGGACCTGGAGCGGCTCAAGGGCTGCTGCATCCACGTGGCCGCGCCGGACGGCCGGCTGGTTCCCTTCTGCGCCTGGAACCTCACCTCGCGCATGGGCCAAAGCCCGCATCGCCGGGGGGCATGGCCATGCTGA
- a CDS encoding DVU_1555 family C-GCAxxG-C-C protein → MNDLDATLLSLSAQGYCCSQILLRLALDLQVRENPELIRATAGLCNGLGQGAGTCGVLTGAACVLGLYAGKGRDDEASDERMDLMLAELNEWFAHHVGREAPGIRCEDILGGPDRKPDLGRCGRLLQDTWFKVLEILQQNEIDPMEAR, encoded by the coding sequence ATGAACGATCTCGACGCCACGTTGCTCAGCCTGTCCGCTCAAGGCTACTGTTGCAGCCAGATCCTGCTCCGGCTGGCCCTGGATCTGCAGGTTCGCGAAAACCCCGAACTGATCCGGGCCACCGCCGGATTGTGCAACGGCCTGGGTCAGGGCGCGGGAACCTGCGGGGTGCTCACCGGTGCGGCCTGCGTTCTGGGGCTGTACGCGGGGAAAGGCCGGGACGACGAGGCGTCCGACGAGCGCATGGACCTGATGCTGGCTGAACTGAACGAATGGTTTGCCCATCACGTTGGCCGGGAGGCTCCGGGCATCCGCTGCGAGGACATCCTGGGCGGACCGGACCGCAAGCCAGACCTGGGGCGTTGCGGCCGACTGCTCCAGGACACTTGGTTTAAAGTTCTGGAAATCTTGCAGCAAAATGAGATCGACCCCATGGAGGCCAGATAA